The proteins below come from a single Phocoena sinus isolate mPhoSin1 chromosome 2, mPhoSin1.pri, whole genome shotgun sequence genomic window:
- the LOC116748534 gene encoding zinc finger protein 639-like yields NDDDSDTETSKDLPKFTDGIKATNRNQNYLVPGPVLRVRDHTAFSTEKCADTEICDEECDSPESINRQTQEESPIEVHTAEGVPVAAEVRAVSEDYDIETENNSSESLQDQTDEEPPAKFCKILDKSEALNVTAQQKWPLLRANSSGLYKCELCLITEQSSPKEYVKLLCTSHAVKVGYGLWFMSYSTFIKPFQTCLAVFLARKLLDR; encoded by the exons aatgatGATGATTCTGATACAGAGACATCAAAAGACTTACCAAAATTTACAGATGGAATCAAGGccacaaacagaaatcaaaactacCTGGTTCCAGGTCCTGTACTTAGAGTTCGAGACCATACTGCCTTTTCTACAGAAAAATGTGCTGATACTGAAATTTGTGATGAAGAGTGCGACTCCCCTGAATCAATCAACCGGCAAACTCAAGAGGAGAGCCCTATAGAAGTTCACACTGCTGAAGGCGTTCCAGTTGCTGCAGAAGTGCGTGCAGTTTCTGAAGACTAtgatatagagacagaaaacaattcCTCTGAGAGTCTCCAAGACCAAACTGATGAAGAGCCACCAGCTAAATTTTGCAAAATTCTTGACAAGAGCGAAGCTTTGAATGTGACTGCCCAGCAGAAATGGCCTTTGCTGAGAGCTAATAGCAGTGGCCTCTATAAATGTGAACTTT GTTTGATTACAGAACAAAGCAGTCCCAAAGAGTATGTGAAATTGCTCTGCACCTCGCATGCTGTAAAAGTTGGGTATGGGCTGTGGTTCATGAGTTACTCAACATTCATAAAACCCTTCCAGACTTGTCTTGCAGTATTTCTTGCCAGGAAATTGCTCGATCGCTAG
- the LOC116749859 gene encoding NADH dehydrogenase [ubiquinone] 1 beta subcomplex subunit 1-like — protein MMNLLPIVGDHWVHILVPIGFVFECPLDRKSGEKLTAFCNKNLLRKRELRPNEEVTWK, from the coding sequence ATGATGAACTTACTTCCGATTGTGGGTGACCACTGGGTACATATTCTTGTCCCTATTGGATTTGTCTTTGAATGTCCTCTAGACAGAAAGAGTGGTGAAAAGCTAACTGCCTTCTGCAACAAGAATCTGTTACGTAAAAGAGAACTGAGACCCAATGAAGAAGTCACCTGGAAGTAA